The Myxococcales bacterium genomic sequence CTGCCCCCGGGACGCGATACCGAACGCGCGCAGTGTTCACGGCTCCGCATGACCTCCGGCTCGTGAGGCGCCCACCCCTGCTACCCGTGCTGCTCTTCCCGATTTTCAAGCCCCAAATGCGGCAAGACTTGGGGGATCACAACACCTAAGGCTGGACGTCAACCCCGTGCCTGGCGACTGCACCCGTGGCATTTTCAAGATGCCGGACACGAGGTCCTCCCGCTATGATACTCTGCGGCAGCCGTGGCCGTTCCCGAGATTCCACCCACGCCCTCCGGTTGGCTCTTGGCGGAACAAAACAACCAGAGACTGCAGAAGGCGAACAACCGCTTTCTGCTTGCTCACGTGAGCCAATGTGGTTCTTCAGCTATCTTCTGTCGCCGCTTCAGGCTTCGCACGCCGGGATGCCCCTCAGAATTCGCTGCCATCACGGCGGGCGTAAACCCAAGCCCCTGCCGCGTTCTTTCTGACGGTGAGATCAACGTCGGAGTAGTTGGCGGAGTCAGCTGGATCGCGGTTCCCGATTTCCAGGTATTGCGCCGGATGCTCACTACGGTTGATGAGGTGGTGACCGTTCTTTGAACCTGCGGGGAAGCCGGCGCACATGCCTGCGGTGAGCACTTGTTCCCCTTCGTCTGTGCGAAGAACTACCTCCCCCTCGAGTACGAACACCATCTCGTCTTCGTGCAAATGGTAGTGCCGCAGTGAAGACTCTTTTCCCGGGAACAAAGTGGTGAGGTTCACGCCGAACTTGGTCAGACCAAGGGCATCGCCAAGCGCGCGCTTTTCGCGCGGCAACACACGCGACCGAAAGACCTCTGGGTACGTAGACGTCGTGCGTGGCGCGATTGTGGAAGGGTCCAACGCTGGGGGCTTGAGAGTCATGTCGTCTCCGTTGTGAGCCAAGATCCAGGTAGAGTACGGTAAGGTGGGCTATAGGTGGAAGGTTGGCAACGTGGATGCCGATGCGCAGCTCCAGCTGTGCCGCCATGGCTTGCATACCAACTCTTGCGCGTTGCGGACGAGGTCGAGACATCAAAAGGAGAACCAACGTGCCCTGCCGCCGCGTTACGGTCGTCGCTGCTCTTTCGCTTGCCCTGACCTGCGCTGCCCCTGCCCCTGAAGCGCGTGACGACAGATGCGGCTCGCTTCGACGGCCGCACCTGCTGGTGCTCCTCGAACAGCACCAGCTGCTCCAGTGCCAAAACGGCAAGCAAGAGGGCCCCGCGTTTTCCGTGCGCATCGGCGCCTCCGGGTACGGCAAGCGCAAGTCCGGCGACCGCAAGACGCCCGTGGGCGAATACAGCCTGGGCCCCATCCGCAGGTCGAAGCCCTACGGATGGTTCATCCCCATCGGCTACCCCACCCCGATGCAGAGGCAACTGGGGTACACCGGGGGCGCCGTGGGCGTCCATGGC encodes the following:
- a CDS encoding cupin domain-containing protein produces the protein MTLKPPALDPSTIAPRTTSTYPEVFRSRVLPREKRALGDALGLTKFGVNLTTLFPGKESSLRHYHLHEDEMVFVLEGEVVLRTDEGEQVLTAGMCAGFPAGSKNGHHLINRSEHPAQYLEIGNRDPADSANYSDVDLTVRKNAAGAWVYARRDGSEF
- a CDS encoding L,D-transpeptidase family protein, whose product is MPCRRVTVVAALSLALTCAAPAPEARDDRCGSLRRPHLLVLLEQHQLLQCQNGKQEGPAFSVRIGASGYGKRKSGDRKTPVGEYSLGPIRRSKPYGWFIPIGYPTPMQRQLGYTGGAVGVHGPDRRVRWLGGAVNWFDTTDGCVGLAHDEDVQRIGAWAKASQAKVIRLEP